A single region of the Nicotiana sylvestris chromosome 6, ASM39365v2, whole genome shotgun sequence genome encodes:
- the LOC104248434 gene encoding DNA-repair protein XRCC1: MSASKKDQTNDSDKNGRKRNLPSWMSSRQASSGSAQSNEAENEAKVSTSTSSGSNFSKLMEGVVFVLSGFVNPERGTLRSQALEMGAKYEPDWNSGCTLLICAFPNTPKFRQVEADNGTIVSKEWITECYKERKLVEIETYLMHAGKPWRCQSVSHESSQDQKPSTSRKSHKREEKSSPFKTTTTPSSEDVRGDEVKDGFSPSKVKKWAIDDLNRTISWLENQDERPEPSEMKKIAAEGILTCLQDAIDSLKQGQDIRQITEQWACVPRAVEELATFDSSSVGSAKPHNDLCRQAVTWKQIYELEYRNREDNELLKIKEQSTRVSRKAGDIAKDVAAYDSDDTIEMTEEEINRAYNAVASTIIKH; this comes from the exons ATGTCTGCGTCAAAGAAAGACCAAACAAACGACAGTGACAAGAATGGCAGGAAACGTAATCTTCCTTCATGGATGAGTTCAAGACAAGCCTCAAGTGGCTCAGCTCAGAGTAACGAAGCCGAGAATGAAGCAAAAGTTTCTACATCGACTTCGAGCGGttcaaatttctcaaaacttatg GAAGGGGTTGTATTTGTGCTATCAGGTTTTGTCAATCCCGAGCGTGGTACATTAAGGTCCCAGGCTTTAGAAATGGGAGCCAAGTATGAACCTGATTGGAACTCGGGTTGCACACTCTTGATCTGTGCATTTCCCAATACACCAAAGTTTCGGCAGGTTGAAGCAGATAATGGAACAATTGTATCAAAG GAGTGGATAACAGAGTGTTATAAAGAACGAAAACTTGTTGAAATTGAAACTTACCTTATGCATGCTGGCAAACCATGGAGGTGTCAAAGTGTCTCTCATGAATCCAGCCAAG ATCAAAAACCATCCACATCTAGAAAATCtcataaaagagaagaaaaaagttCACCTTTTAAGACAACTACTACTCCTTCATCTGAG GATGTACGTGGTGATGAGGTAAAAGATGGGTTTTCTCCTTCTAAAGTGAAAAAATGGGCTATAGATGATCTTAATCGAACCATATCATGGCTGGAGAATCAAGATGAAAGG CCAGAGCCCAGTGAGATGAAGAAAATAGCTGCTGAGGGAATTCTAACCTGTTTACAGGACGCCATAGATTCTCTTAAGCAAGGGCAG GATATTCGCCAAATAACTGAACAGTGGGCATGTGTCCCTCGGGCAGTTGAGGAGCTGGCAACGTTTGATAGTAGTTCTGTTGGTTCAGCTAAACCACACAATGATCTTTGCAGACAAGCTGTGACCTGGAAACAGATCTATGAGCTGGAGTACAGAAATAGAGAAGATAATGAACTTTTGAAGATAAAAGAGCAGAGTACTCGTGTAAGCAGAAAAGCTGGTGACATTGCCAAAGATGTTGCAGCATATGACAGTGATGATACCATTGAGATGACGGAAGAGGAAATTAACCGAGCTTATAATGCTGTGGCATCTACCATTATAAAACACTAG